From one Bacteroidota bacterium genomic stretch:
- a CDS encoding T9SS type A sorting domain-containing protein: MDLTIYASIAGTFLLHSKSVDAQLVYTDIDPDFYSNANDIYPIDFNDDGINDIQFNFYEYTSYVYGENSIICSVAALNGGIYEQAIESMGFNINGDLSFNSDYWVFLYANNIAFPIYGDEFINNEVFIGCNFNVDGQTYYGWVRLCISSPGKLYSPVYFIRDYAYNATPGEGALTTFYAASIAENLFLEEFGETNTAADLYLSFGPACNQETVSEYRIVLTSDYVTTLPLDSIDSLDEDQFISILPNTVYDNINLSGILRDFEGNIITGGINYKAFIFSINDGILVTQNSVSVGSNPEYLNQNAAPTPSISLDYFPGDEGTITDFNVTFNYDEDTVGIGGIKLVVSPYDYLDLEDLLGLEDVYYHDVTLEDYNQYNFTLPADFYIYPDITPVFFEQYYLYVLTYPDSTNTSFISSKVNQAADLFYAPYFHLTPIIYDNYISNDSIDLIVDFPSVYFEDYLKSYNIFIAPASETIDAHNLTNDLGASKVSVTPDGNALHVTLPAHLEDYHSNPLITDSSYVCYVAMRKDSPYAYYILSDRSEQFTVANTPTPIDSVSEISFDILENSIIIYGVDSTNNNVIITNITGELVYKAQLTDAVTEIDINTYAPGIYLICIFTKEKTITKKFFHK; this comes from the coding sequence ATGGATTTAACAATATATGCCTCCATTGCAGGCACATTTTTGCTACATTCCAAAAGTGTCGATGCTCAACTGGTATATACGGATATAGATCCGGATTTTTACAGTAATGCTAATGATATCTATCCTATTGATTTTAATGATGATGGAATTAATGATATACAATTTAATTTTTATGAATATACTAGCTATGTCTACGGCGAAAATTCAATAATTTGTTCTGTGGCTGCCCTAAACGGAGGTATTTATGAACAGGCAATAGAATCAATGGGTTTTAATATAAATGGTGACTTGTCGTTTAATTCCGATTATTGGGTGTTTTTATATGCAAATAACATTGCATTCCCAATTTATGGAGATGAATTTATAAATAATGAAGTATTTATAGGCTGTAATTTCAATGTTGACGGTCAAACTTATTATGGATGGGTGCGCCTCTGTATTAGTTCTCCGGGCAAGCTATACTCACCTGTATATTTTATTCGTGATTATGCCTATAATGCTACCCCGGGTGAAGGTGCGTTGACGACATTTTACGCAGCTTCAATTGCAGAAAACTTATTTCTGGAAGAGTTTGGCGAAACAAACACTGCCGCTGATCTATACCTGAGCTTTGGACCGGCGTGTAATCAAGAAACAGTAAGTGAATATAGAATAGTATTGACTTCCGATTATGTCACTACTTTACCACTTGATTCAATAGATAGTTTAGACGAAGATCAATTTATAAGTATACTGCCAAATACAGTATACGATAATATAAATTTATCAGGCATACTTCGCGATTTTGAAGGTAATATTATTACCGGTGGAATTAATTACAAAGCGTTTATTTTTTCCATTAATGATGGTATACTGGTAACACAAAATTCTGTTTCAGTTGGTTCAAATCCCGAATATCTGAATCAAAACGCAGCACCAACTCCTTCTATCAGTTTAGATTACTTTCCGGGTGATGAGGGAACAATTACTGATTTTAATGTAACTTTTAATTATGATGAAGATACAGTAGGTATTGGTGGAATTAAATTAGTTGTTTCACCGTATGATTATCTTGATTTAGAAGATCTGCTTGGTTTGGAAGATGTATATTACCATGATGTAACGCTTGAGGATTATAATCAGTATAATTTTACCCTACCTGCTGATTTTTATATTTATCCCGACATAACGCCTGTATTTTTTGAACAATATTATCTTTACGTTTTAACCTATCCAGATTCTACAAACACCTCATTTATTTCTTCTAAGGTAAATCAGGCAGCGGATCTTTTTTATGCACCCTATTTTCATCTAACCCCAATTATTTATGATAATTACATTTCAAATGATTCAATAGATTTGATAGTTGACTTTCCATCTGTTTACTTTGAAGATTATTTGAAATCATATAATATATTTATTGCACCTGCATCTGAAACTATTGATGCCCATAACTTAACTAATGATCTCGGGGCTTCTAAGGTGTCAGTTACTCCTGATGGAAATGCTTTACATGTTACCTTGCCGGCACACTTGGAAGATTATCATTCAAATCCACTTATTACCGACTCAAGTTATGTTTGTTATGTGGCGATGAGAAAGGATTCACCATATGCCTATTATATTTTATCTGACCGCTCTGAGCAATTTACAGTTGCAAATACACCCACTCCCATTGATTCTGTATCAGAAATTTCGTTTGATATTTTAGAAAACAGTATTATAATATATGGAGTCGATTCAACAAATAATAATGTAATTATTACCAACATAACAGGTGAATTAGTTTATAAAGCACAATTAACAGATGCCGTAACAGAAATTGATATCAATACTTATGCACCCGGAATTTATTTGATTTGTATTTTTACAAAAGAAAAAACAATCACCAAAAAGTTTTTTCACAAATAA
- a CDS encoding aconitate hydratase, whose translation MAFDIEMIKQVYANYPSKIAAARAILNRPLTLTEKILYAHLSEGIATKSYSRGEDYVDFGPDRVAMQDATAQMALLQFMSAGKKKVAVPSTVHCDHLIQAKVGAQQDLASALESSKEVFDFLASVSNKYGIGFWKPGAGIIHQVVLENYAFPGGMMIGTDSHTVNAGGLGMVAIGVGGADAVDVMAGFPWELKMPKLIGVKLTGKMSGWTSAKDVILKVAGILTVKGGTGAIVEYFGEGAESISCTGKGTICNMGAEIGATTSVFGYDDSMRRYLNATDRADIVALADTVAAHLNGDAEVYANPAAYFDQLIEINLSELEPHVNGPFTPDLAWPISKLKDAVIANNWPAELEVGLIGSCTNSSYEDLDRAASLAKQAVAKRLKVKSEFTITPGSEQVRYTVERDGILADFEKIGGVVLANACGPCIGQWARHSNDPERKNTIITSFNRNFAKRNDGNPNTHAFVASPEIVTALAIAGSITFNPLTDTLINEDGVAVMLDEPKGLELPTKGFAVEDAGYIEPAVDGSNVSVLVATDSKRLQLLAPFKAWEGTDLRGLKLLIKAKGKCTTDHISMAGPWLKFRGHLDNISNNMLIGALNYFNEKTDSVKNQLTGAYESVPKVQRDYKAAGIGSIVVGDENYGEGSSREHAAMEPRFLGVRAILVKSFARIHETNLKKQGMLALTFADKNDYDKIQEDDVIDIVGLTTFSPNVPLTLVLNHSNGTTESITVNHTYNEQQIEWFKAGSALNLIGDK comes from the coding sequence ATGGCTTTCGATATTGAAATGATTAAACAGGTTTATGCTAATTATCCTTCAAAAATTGCTGCTGCAAGAGCTATTCTCAACCGCCCTTTAACGCTTACTGAAAAGATTTTATATGCTCATCTGAGCGAAGGTATTGCGACAAAAAGTTATAGTCGCGGGGAAGATTACGTGGATTTTGGTCCGGATCGTGTTGCGATGCAGGATGCAACTGCTCAGATGGCTTTGTTACAATTTATGAGTGCCGGCAAAAAAAAGGTGGCTGTGCCTTCAACTGTGCATTGCGATCACTTAATTCAGGCGAAAGTAGGTGCACAGCAGGATTTAGCTTCGGCATTAGAAAGTAGCAAAGAAGTATTTGATTTTCTTGCTTCGGTTTCAAATAAATACGGCATCGGTTTCTGGAAGCCGGGTGCGGGAATTATACATCAGGTTGTTTTGGAAAACTATGCTTTTCCGGGTGGTATGATGATTGGAACCGATAGTCACACTGTAAATGCAGGTGGTTTAGGTATGGTAGCGATTGGTGTTGGTGGTGCTGATGCAGTGGATGTGATGGCGGGTTTTCCGTGGGAATTGAAAATGCCGAAATTAATTGGGGTGAAATTAACCGGTAAAATGAGTGGATGGACCAGCGCGAAAGATGTAATTCTGAAAGTTGCCGGTATTTTAACGGTAAAAGGTGGAACAGGTGCTATTGTGGAATATTTTGGCGAAGGTGCTGAAAGTATTTCCTGCACCGGAAAAGGAACTATTTGTAATATGGGTGCTGAAATTGGAGCAACTACTTCGGTATTTGGATACGATGACAGCATGCGCAGATATTTAAATGCAACCGACCGTGCAGATATTGTTGCACTGGCTGATACTGTTGCAGCACATTTAAATGGTGATGCAGAAGTTTATGCAAATCCGGCTGCTTATTTTGACCAATTAATTGAAATTAATCTGAGTGAATTGGAACCACATGTAAATGGTCCTTTTACACCGGATTTAGCATGGCCGATTTCTAAATTAAAAGATGCGGTTATTGCAAATAACTGGCCTGCTGAATTAGAAGTAGGTTTAATTGGCTCATGCACGAATTCAAGTTATGAAGATTTAGATCGTGCAGCTTCATTGGCTAAACAGGCAGTAGCAAAAAGATTAAAAGTAAAATCAGAATTCACGATAACACCGGGTAGTGAACAAGTTCGTTACACCGTTGAACGCGATGGTATTTTAGCTGATTTCGAAAAAATTGGCGGTGTGGTTTTAGCGAATGCCTGCGGACCATGTATCGGACAATGGGCGCGTCATAGCAACGATCCTGAAAGAAAAAATACCATCATTACTTCTTTCAACAGAAACTTTGCAAAACGTAACGATGGCAATCCAAATACCCATGCTTTTGTTGCTTCACCAGAAATTGTAACAGCTTTGGCTATTGCAGGTTCAATTACATTTAATCCGCTTACCGATACATTAATTAATGAAGATGGTGTTGCCGTAATGTTAGATGAACCTAAAGGTTTAGAATTACCAACTAAAGGATTTGCTGTTGAAGATGCAGGATATATTGAACCGGCAGTTGATGGCAGTAATGTAAGTGTTTTGGTGGCAACTGATTCAAAACGTTTGCAATTATTAGCGCCATTTAAAGCATGGGAAGGCACTGATTTAAGGGGATTAAAATTATTAATCAAAGCAAAAGGTAAATGTACAACTGACCATATATCGATGGCTGGTCCGTGGTTAAAATTCCGTGGTCACCTGGATAATATTTCGAATAATATGTTGATTGGTGCATTAAATTATTTTAATGAAAAAACAGATTCAGTAAAAAACCAATTAACGGGTGCTTATGAATCGGTTCCAAAAGTGCAGCGCGATTATAAAGCTGCAGGAATTGGCAGTATTGTAGTTGGTGATGAAAATTACGGTGAAGGTTCAAGCCGCGAACACGCAGCAATGGAGCCGAGATTTTTAGGCGTGCGCGCGATATTAGTAAAATCGTTTGCGCGTATTCACGAAACCAATTTGAAAAAACAAGGTATGCTTGCATTAACCTTTGCTGATAAAAATGATTACGATAAAATTCAGGAGGATGATGTTATTGATATTGTTGGTTTAACCACATTTTCACCAAATGTTCCGTTAACATTGGTTTTAAATCACAGCAATGGAACAACCGAATCAATAACAGTGAATCACACTTACAATGAACAACAAATTGAATGGTTCAAAGCAGGTTCAGCTTTAAATTTGATTGGCGATAAATAA
- a CDS encoding GTPase produces MELVFVYNANGGKWNGWLDSMHKTFSPRTYPCSLCAITYGTFVIEPEWENFLKTLPSAPVFLHKDEFETLYPGNKTKLPAVFKRENNVLNVVIPATELNEINLQQLISKIDSLYKL; encoded by the coding sequence ATGGAACTGGTTTTTGTATACAACGCTAATGGTGGAAAATGGAATGGCTGGCTCGATTCGATGCATAAAACATTTAGTCCGCGCACCTATCCATGCAGCTTATGCGCTATTACCTATGGCACATTTGTAATCGAACCTGAATGGGAAAACTTTTTAAAAACACTCCCTTCAGCACCTGTTTTTTTACATAAAGATGAATTTGAAACCTTATATCCGGGAAATAAAACGAAGTTGCCTGCTGTTTTTAAACGTGAAAACAATGTCTTAAATGTAGTGATTCCTGCAACCGAGTTAAATGAAATTAATTTGCAGCAGTTAATTTCAAAAATTGACAGTTTATACAAATTATAA
- a CDS encoding T9SS type A sorting domain-containing protein, translated as MRNKLITFLLVVCFAFAANAQWAIDSTNTAGVNMYAASTSTAAVFSNGTEWNVFNATTGVHTWGNLTIARTMIDVVSIGDKVYFAGGKFGYFADPQYTKTVNVYNSATNTWSTLTMKTAREVGGAGALGNKVVFAGGTGRADIAGPVYMYNKVDIFDVTTGARTNASLSKGRSNIACGAAGTKIVFAGGWYWDMMYSILPSNNVDIYDITTGVWTKTTLSKKRDNITAAVIGNKILFAGGTSNMGDVTNVDVYDVSTNTWSVIYMPAARSSMRTATIGTTAYFAGGTGGVANDVYAYNSATNVWTTLSMPTALTGFSMSVINNKLYFAGGTLVAGGAYSNLLQIYDPATNSWSTETLSIARTGVAATTVAGKGYFAGGTIIYGYPTPTNTKRVDIYTAPLRIVAEEMINPVMEMQLYPNPAHDIITVDLKGITSNATAVILDFTGNEVMRLKLDEANSGISISNLIPGTYIMVVTDESDMRVVKKFIKQ; from the coding sequence ATGAGAAACAAATTGATAACTTTTTTATTGGTTGTATGTTTTGCCTTTGCTGCCAATGCGCAATGGGCAATTGACTCTACCAACACGGCAGGTGTAAACATGTACGCTGCCTCTACCTCAACAGCAGCTGTTTTTTCGAACGGCACAGAGTGGAATGTATTTAATGCAACAACTGGAGTGCATACCTGGGGCAATTTAACCATTGCCAGAACTATGATTGACGTTGTAAGTATTGGTGATAAAGTATATTTTGCAGGTGGAAAATTCGGGTATTTTGCTGACCCACAATACACCAAAACTGTAAATGTATATAATAGTGCAACCAATACCTGGTCAACATTAACAATGAAAACCGCACGTGAAGTTGGTGGTGCCGGTGCGCTTGGAAATAAAGTAGTTTTTGCAGGAGGAACAGGACGTGCCGATATAGCCGGTCCGGTTTATATGTATAACAAAGTTGATATTTTTGATGTAACTACGGGCGCAAGAACAAATGCGAGTTTATCGAAAGGCAGAAGCAATATTGCATGTGGGGCAGCAGGAACAAAAATTGTTTTTGCAGGCGGATGGTATTGGGATATGATGTATAGTATTTTACCATCCAATAATGTAGATATTTATGATATTACAACAGGTGTTTGGACAAAAACCACACTATCGAAAAAACGTGATAATATAACTGCGGCTGTAATTGGTAATAAAATATTATTTGCAGGTGGAACAAGCAATATGGGTGATGTAACCAATGTTGATGTTTATGATGTAAGTACTAATACATGGTCAGTGATTTATATGCCGGCTGCCAGATCATCAATGCGCACTGCAACAATAGGAACAACTGCTTATTTTGCAGGTGGAACCGGTGGAGTTGCGAATGATGTGTATGCCTATAATTCTGCAACAAATGTTTGGACAACTTTAAGTATGCCAACAGCTTTAACAGGATTTTCGATGAGTGTAATTAATAATAAATTATATTTTGCAGGTGGAACATTAGTAGCCGGAGGAGCATATTCCAATTTATTACAAATTTATGATCCTGCAACAAATAGCTGGAGTACAGAAACTTTATCTATTGCACGCACAGGCGTTGCCGCAACTACAGTTGCCGGTAAAGGATATTTTGCAGGTGGAACTATAATTTATGGTTACCCTACTCCTACCAATACCAAACGTGTAGATATTTACACTGCTCCTTTGCGAATTGTTGCTGAAGAAATGATTAATCCGGTAATGGAAATGCAATTATATCCAAATCCTGCACATGATATTATTACTGTTGATTTAAAAGGAATTACCTCAAATGCAACAGCAGTGATATTAGACTTTACAGGTAACGAAGTAATGCGTTTAAAATTAGATGAAGCAAATTCAGGAATCAGTATTTCGAATTTAATACCGGGCACTTATATTATGGTTGTAACTGATGAATCAGATATGCGTGTTGTTAAAAAATTTATTAAACAGTAA
- a CDS encoding YceI family protein, which produces MKKLMIPSVAIVLLLASAFTFKAAQSWKIADGYKVAFSSADPSGVFNDLKGNVLFDENDLANSKFDVVIDVNSINTGNGMQNKHAVSANWFDASTYPSIKFTSSSITKGSAGFMAKGILDMHGVQKEITIPFTVEKSSTGATFNGSFEVNRNDWKIGEPGGKASEVIKLSVSVPVTKQ; this is translated from the coding sequence ATGAAAAAACTAATGATTCCTTCAGTTGCAATAGTATTACTATTGGCTTCTGCATTTACATTTAAGGCTGCACAATCGTGGAAAATTGCCGATGGTTATAAAGTTGCTTTCAGCAGTGCAGACCCTTCAGGTGTTTTTAATGATTTAAAAGGTAATGTTTTATTTGATGAAAATGACCTTGCGAATTCAAAATTTGATGTTGTTATAGATGTAAATTCGATTAATACCGGTAATGGTATGCAAAATAAACATGCTGTGAGTGCTAATTGGTTTGATGCTTCAACTTATCCTTCTATTAAATTTACGTCGAGCAGCATTACAAAAGGCAGTGCCGGATTTATGGCAAAAGGAATTTTAGATATGCATGGCGTTCAGAAAGAAATTACCATTCCTTTTACTGTAGAAAAAAGCAGCACAGGAGCAACCTTTAATGGCAGTTTTGAAGTGAACCGCAACGATTGGAAAATTGGTGAACCTGGTGGCAAAGCATCTGAAGTAATTAAATTATCTGTTTCTGTTCCTGTAACAAAACAATAA
- a CDS encoding T9SS type A sorting domain-containing protein, whose amino-acid sequence MCTHTVHAQLDCENTSTGNIPISEIGPGFFMGYQGGLYPEGSNTMPMVHAQAGKNIGNSIKPLNEAGEVDFENGKVVFVAFGASTAGNTFNTFKSTVNNTPDLYNPCLKFVNLCLGGKGLESMVPPHNNLLWAYITDTLMVDAEISKEQVQIGWIKTASKDDSIPEFPMQADSLYDKYIPTIQRMKENFPNLKILYMSSHAYGGYAGELSDNADLAGEPAAYYGGFAVKWVIEDQIEGSPELVFSGPAANSPWLSWGPYYWADGIIPRVADGLTWVCSDYEPDGGGFHLSEEGKAKESDMLINFLYNSPSSKKWFRNGPKWTGCIPVERLADGSETIVSSNDNYFEDELIIYPSPNDGNFYIAWENVIEKNCTINIVNSLGNTVYSNTIQTTIGGVSTHVNMPDLPAGIYFVVVYANDIKMTKKIIVD is encoded by the coding sequence TTGTGTACACACACGGTTCATGCTCAATTGGATTGTGAAAACACCTCAACCGGAAATATTCCAATATCGGAAATAGGCCCGGGATTTTTTATGGGTTATCAGGGTGGATTATACCCAGAGGGCAGTAACACAATGCCCATGGTTCATGCCCAGGCCGGAAAAAACATTGGCAATTCCATTAAACCCTTAAATGAAGCTGGTGAAGTTGATTTTGAAAACGGGAAGGTGGTATTTGTCGCATTTGGTGCTTCTACCGCCGGAAACACGTTTAATACCTTTAAATCAACAGTTAATAATACACCCGATCTATATAACCCCTGTTTGAAATTTGTCAATTTATGTTTAGGTGGAAAAGGCCTTGAATCAATGGTTCCACCACATAATAACCTGCTATGGGCTTATATTACCGATACACTGATGGTTGATGCAGAAATTAGTAAAGAACAAGTTCAAATCGGCTGGATTAAAACTGCTTCCAAAGATGATTCAATTCCTGAATTTCCAATGCAGGCAGATTCTTTGTACGATAAATATATTCCTACAATTCAGCGTATGAAAGAAAATTTCCCCAACCTGAAAATCCTATACATGAGCAGTCATGCTTATGGTGGTTATGCGGGTGAACTTTCCGATAATGCAGATTTAGCAGGCGAACCAGCGGCCTATTACGGTGGTTTTGCTGTGAAATGGGTTATTGAAGACCAAATTGAAGGTTCTCCTGAGTTAGTATTTAGTGGTCCTGCTGCAAATTCACCATGGTTAAGCTGGGGGCCTTATTATTGGGCAGATGGCATTATTCCTAGAGTTGCCGATGGCCTCACTTGGGTTTGTTCCGATTACGAACCCGATGGTGGAGGATTTCACCTTTCTGAAGAAGGAAAAGCCAAAGAATCAGACATGCTGATTAATTTTTTATATAATAGCCCGAGTTCAAAAAAATGGTTCCGCAATGGACCTAAATGGACCGGTTGCATTCCGGTTGAAAGATTAGCTGATGGTTCAGAAACAATAGTTTCTTCAAACGATAATTACTTCGAAGATGAATTAATCATTTATCCTTCACCAAACGATGGCAATTTTTATATTGCATGGGAAAATGTAATAGAAAAAAACTGCACAATTAATATCGTAAACAGTCTGGGGAATACGGTTTACAGTAATACCATTCAAACCACAATTGGTGGTGTATCAACACATGTAAATATGCCAGATTTGCCTGCAGGAATTTATTTTGTTGTTGTGTATGCCAATGATATAAAAATGACTAAAAAGATTATAGTAGATTAG